The following are encoded in a window of Catellicoccus marimammalium M35/04/3 genomic DNA:
- a CDS encoding YidC/Oxa1 family membrane protein insertase: MSVLLFVLTGCGTGQITAHSTGIWDRYIVYNFARCISFLSFGGNHALGIILFTIILRIILLPLMHYQTKQMRRTQEIQPKLKELQQKYSSRDPETQRKLNEETQRLYSEYNVNPFSGCLPLLIQMPILMALWQALSRVETLTNGHFLWMDLSQPDPYFILPLLAAIFTYIASKLTSMSQIESNVSITIMNIAMPVMIFFMGMNLASGLSLYWVVSNAFQVVQTLLINNPFKIRKEREEKLRKERYLQSKLYHAQSPNRNKKKKK; encoded by the coding sequence ATGTCTGTTTTACTATTTGTTCTAACAGGTTGTGGTACAGGACAAATTACAGCACACAGCACAGGAATTTGGGATCGTTATATTGTTTATAACTTTGCTCGTTGTATTTCCTTCTTATCTTTTGGAGGAAATCACGCACTAGGGATTATTTTATTTACAATTATTTTGCGTATTATCTTGTTACCATTGATGCATTATCAAACAAAACAAATGCGTCGTACACAAGAAATTCAGCCAAAATTAAAAGAGTTACAACAAAAGTACTCATCTCGTGATCCAGAGACCCAACGTAAATTAAATGAAGAAACTCAACGTTTATATTCAGAATATAATGTAAATCCATTTTCTGGATGTTTACCATTATTAATTCAAATGCCAATTTTAATGGCGTTATGGCAAGCATTATCTCGTGTAGAAACATTAACAAATGGTCATTTCTTATGGATGGACTTATCTCAACCAGATCCATACTTTATCTTACCATTACTAGCAGCTATCTTTACTTATATTGCTTCTAAATTAACAAGTATGAGTCAAATTGAGTCTAACGTTTCTATTACAATTATGAACATTGCAATGCCAGTGATGATTTTCTTCATGGGTATGAATTTAGCGAGTGGGTTATCTTTATACTGGGTAGTTTCAAATGCTTTCCAAGTGGTACAAACATTATTAATCAATAATCCATTTAAAATTCGTAAAGAGCGTGAAGAAAAATTACGTAAAGAACGCTATTTACAAAGCAAACTTTACCACGCACAAAGCCCAAATCGTAATAAGAAAAAGAAAAAATAA